Part of the Citrus sinensis cultivar Valencia sweet orange chromosome 2, DVS_A1.0, whole genome shotgun sequence genome, ATCTATTAGCGAGAGAAATTTTACCCAACTGGCTAATTAGGTGAACGGTGACAATAAATTAATCTTGACAGATTACTTGGATCAAAAGTTGAATAACACATTCATGAGTTTCGAAAAGGAAAGAAGTGACGTTTATTAAGTTAACAGAGGTTTTAAGTGACGTTTATTAACAGAGGTTTTAAGTTTACAAAATGAAGTTCTAGGTTAACAAAAAAACATAGTCATCCAGTCTCCAAATAAACCCCAAAATCACTACAGAATAACGACTGAATACATTATACATCTGTTTAGGTCACTTGTATCTCCCAGCCGAGCTGCTGCCTATATCTACCAGGTTATCGGCCAATTGGAGACGAAACAAATAATCAATGTTGATCTTGTAATGATCTAGTTCGAGTTTCTCATCAGAAACGCTACAACGCATCCCAAAATACCACCGGCCACAACCTGTATGATACCAAACAAATTGATCATTGACTGGTTATAATGTTTTGAGTAAACATTCAGTTTCAGTGAAGTTCGTCGGTAGCACAGTCACGTTTTAACACACTAAAGCAACACTAGTGTTTTTTTACCATATAACTGGAGAATATGTGCATCTGGCAGGGTCTTGGGAGTTTACACAGAAATTAGAAGAGCTAGGGACAAAAGCATCATTCTTACCTGTAACGGGGTATGACCAAGTAATTCACGTAGAGGTCTAACGCTAGACAATGGGTGGTCTGGAGGAAACTCACATACTATTTGATTCAGCAACTGCAAtgagcaaaaataaataatcaaacatCAATTTATGCAAGAAGAATTCTGTATGTCAGTGTCTTTACAACATAATTATGCAAGCAATAACAAATCCAACTGAGGTTTAAAAAGAATCTAAGAACCAGGATTTACTTCAGCTTGCCGACCAGCATGTAGTCTGACCCCAGAGGCATCATACATTACCTAAACATTTTTAAGAATTATCAACCACACCCAACTAGCTTGTAAAAGCAGATTGCCATTATCAAAGAGGTAATAAAGTGAGATTTACCAGAAGCACAAGGACATTAATAATAAGCaactaaaaatcaaataaccaaaaagaTAGTGATTGGATCTATCAAGGCAAAGGCTGAATGAGGCCTCGTTATAGGCAACTCGAAGAAATTTACTGTATcacagataaaataaacaattctGCATCATGACACGGAACATGTAATGATTATTGGAGTTATCACTGACATCCGTAGCATAGCAGTCAGATATCTTAATTGTGAATAATTGAGTCTCCTCAATCAAGGACATATGAAGAAACTTAaactagaaaaagaaaaagacaaaacagcCCTCGGGAATAAAGAGTACCAAGAAATccataaagaattaattttaaagcaTTCAACAatgtaaattgattttgagaatatggtcactttttcttttttggttccCGCGCCcccgggggggggggtgttCAATTATTATGGTTGGTAAATAGTTACTCGGTATaatcaaaaagtgcatcagtgTCAGGAGAAATCCGCATAGATTTTAATTCTCCAATCAGTTCAAAGTGAAGAAAACAATACTTTTTTCACATCATTTGCACTTGATTCCTCATTCTCACCaatcacttcttttttttttttttcaaatggagCGGGTGAGCAACAGTCGAACCGACAACCAAAAGAATGACTGAACCAACATGTGCCTGCTTTTATTATACCAGAATTGTTGACAAATGAAGGACATACATGAATAGAACACACTCTCTTAGGAAAAGATGAAATTTCAACTAATACAAGAAacccaaaaacaaataaaaatcttaagaGTCAGTTCTACCTTGGAAGCACATTAACAGATTGAAAAGAAATGTCAACAAGACACAGTAAGCACCAAGCAAATTCAAGCATATCATGCCCAATTGCAGAAATCAAGCCATATGAAAATTTgtaatgtgtgtgtgtgtgcgtgcgGATGTCTATAAgtgataattaataaagttaaatgAGAACATACAATGCAAGCCAAGACCACTGCAATGGCAAAAGATGGACTTCCTGACCCTTCTTGCAGACCAATAGCTACTGCTAGAGCCGACACAGTAGCAGAATGTGACGAAGGCATTCCACCAGAGTCAAGCATCTTTTTAGAATCCcatctcttttctttataCCTGAGCATCTAGCAAAAACATACAGAATAACTGAgacatttttatttcaaaataacaactttttaattacatttgcttaaactaattttcaattcaattaacatttattatatcGTACATCCATTATTCTTTGAATTGGAGATCAACCACAATCAAAGGGAGCATCTTGGAGCTCCAAGCCCTAATGAAAAGGTCAATCTACTTTTTTATACAGacaaaatatcaaatcaacaaaatttgcaACACGTAACCAACCAAATGAAGAGAAATGCTgcgaaaaaaataaaataaaattacaacgaaaaatggagaaaattaaaCCGACGGACCAAGTGGTGAAGATCTTGAGGAATTGAGCAAGAGCAAAGGCGAGAAATGCGGAGATCAGAGGGAGGTTGTTAGGGAAGAACAGCGACGACGACGATGGAGGAGAATCCAAAAAGGACGTCGCTTGACCACTCCTAAACGACGCCGCATCTCCTACTGTAATCACCTCAtccattattttaatttttttttaattttccgcTTTCTCTTCACCAAAATTATTGGATGAGACGATCCCCAACAGTTCAAAATTTACAGTTCGCACAACCACAACCACGACCACGACCACAAACACAACCACAATCACACCACCTCCCTctcctctttctctctctaacgAGGAGTGAATGACGCAACGAATTCCCAATTGGgaatagaaaagaaagagagcgAAGGAGATACCAAGTTGGTGCGAAGTGGGCCCATCGTGGGCTACCAATGAGGGCCAACTTTGTGGGCCCACTTTGGGCTTTAGTGAGATCAGAATCTTGGCACTTCTTTGTCTCCACCCCTTTTTACCCAGTCCTAAGTCCTAACCGAATGACTACCAATACCGACATaggatattttaataataattaatttagtatcCAAATCATTAAGCGGTATCACttgtttataattataagTGTTTATTTGATCACACaagtatttatcaaaatttttattgtcatttaattatttttagtaaaaattttaaagattaaataagttattttatctCTGATAACGAAAGCTCAAAATTTAGACTTTTGAAAGTAGAGGTTGAAACACTTTTACgaattgttaaaatattttaaaaaacttagttattaaataattttataacttttaataaaaaaatttactgacAACCAAGcgactaaaaatttttaggtaaaaattctaataataaaagctCTACTTAAATAGGTTATATTTGAAAGGGTAAATCAAACGGAGCATAAGAAAATAACATTgttcagaaaagaaaaaattactagCAACAAAgtgaataattattaatccACCACAGAattgtggaaaaaaataaatttttttatgacacaaatattattatataaattattgacGCCACGAAATCATTGAGGGAGATTGTTGTGTTACATAATCATGTATGTTACATGATTATATAGTAACCGTTGGATGTAAATTTAacaatagtaaaaatataagataataaaatcatgttaTTTCTATAATCATTGAATTTTCATCCGACGgctattatataattatatatattacatgATTATGTAACATAACAAATCATTGAGTTACTTATTGAATTAACCTGCTTTTTCATATATCATACATAGAGCTGCGCATGGCAATGGTGCATGCATCTGTGCACTTGTTGGCGTTGGACTTGGACATGTGATTTGCTTGGAGATCACTCTTTGTATTGCTTCTAGGTGAAGCATTCATATAATTGTTTATTGTGCCCTCAAACTTTGATTATGCAAATGCCAACATGCCGGTTTCTCTTAAAACAGTGTAATTATTAGTGAACtcataaatttacttaaacCTATTAgtaaaatcttatttgctaTAGGTAATTTTACTGGTTACGAACGAATTTggtattttaaacttaaacaTACTGTGAGTTATATGTAagtttgatattaaaaaaaaaaaattacagataTCTGCCAACCcacactttttatttttaattatttatgcatttaaattaaaattataaaaattacgttaaaaaatttactcataaaaatttattattttaagtttaaaattaccgatattttattttaatttgatttattttgtttattttgctTTAATGACTTGAGTGATTGCTTACTAAAGTTAgagttttaattgtttaatctATTTTTAGTAGTAGTTGTAcaaaatttacttgttaaCATTATTGACAATACTTGTACACTAATTAAAAGCGGAGCaaagaaatgaagaattgATATTAGTGATAAATGATTTacctataaaaaaatattttatgttatattaatatgttttatgcatttgttttaatgctgaaattttactttcttatttgtattgataaaatctaaaattaaatattgtcaatgagatttttatgatattgtcaaaaattttatggtttgaattatataatttaaatttttatgtataattaaaaaatatttttaatacttgtGATTTTAAATCAGAAAATTCTCAAAAAATCCGCTGCAGGTTATAAGTAGTTATTATAATTGGGATCAGActacggtgcaactgtggcaccatgccacagttgcatctaGCCGTTGGATGCATTTAGATTGGTGGGGTCTACTGAAATCCAACGActggatgcaactgtggcacggtaccacagttacACCTAAGGTTTCCCCTTATAATTGTTGAGACTTCCGGtaagtgatttttttaaaaaaaaaaaaatctgctaAGGGTTGCTTGCGGATTTGGTAACGACTAAGCCACAATAGATGCcatccattgccatccctagttaaaataaaattaaaatatcagaTTCATATCTCTTTTACTAACTCTACCTCGCCTTAGTGTTACACTTTATCACATTTACAATGTATATCCGAACCGAAAGAAACCTATCTAACCTCCTGGGAACTGGCATGTACAATGAAACGGCAAGTTAACAGTTCCTACATTATTGGAGAATGTTACCCAAGGGATGTCATTGAACCGCTATGTTTGCTTGGCAACAGTGTGTTCATTCGAGATTGACGCTTTGTTGGGATAAGCACTGGTTCCTGATCCGATTCCTCAGAAGCTGGATCACTTTCACTCTCCTGTACCTCTTTGAAAACTGGATGGATATAAGCAATTTGGAGGAAGCTTTTCAAGTTCAGGTTTGGTTCCCTTGCCCGTTCCAATGTGTCTTTCATCATTGCTTCCTGGCAACCCaacaaaaaattgttgaaaattgTGTAATTTGCAATttcaaaacaagaaagaattaattaaagacaaaaCTAGAGGGCCAATGCCAGAAATTCAAGCTATTATTCACTTCATGATAGCATTTTACATCATGTACGAACAATGTGCGTGGCAGTTGCCGCGTTAAACCTACCTGTAATGGATATCTGACAAATGCAGGTTCGTAACGTCCTTTGCAGAACCTGTGGAACCATATTGTCAATATAGGAAGCGTGATCAGCAATGGAGTTGATTGAGCAGCTTCTTTTGTGCTTAATAACCCCATCAGCAGCAGCTGTGAGACAATTAGTGCTGTAATGATGCGGCCATGGACATCAGGCCAAAATGCTGCAGCACTCTCATACTCTTGGTTGTAGACGTTTATAACCTACAGATTAATTAGTATAGGGTAAAGAAACGATCATATATGTTTGGTGTGCAATGAAACTGATAGCATATGATGTGCTTGTATTCTTACTGCTCCTACATTACAAACATacaagaatattttaattggctGAAGCCTCAAGGAGCATAAAAGTTTCTTTTAGAAGAACCCTGAAATTTTACCTGATGGATGTAGACAACAAATGCCAGTGCGAAGAATACTATTATGAAAGGGAGGAGGAAGGGGGCCACAACAGCATAAACAAGGCcaagtaagaaataaagttgAATTTGCGGTTCCCCAGTGTTAAAACCGATGGCTCCAGGATCCATTGCCTCTTCTCTATCATTTACAGTCTTCaccaagaagaaaattttcaagtgaTAGACTATCAAAGGTTTCAACCTCAGAATCTCCCCAGCGACTCCAGCCCACCCATCAACCATGATATAAGTAATGAAGAACATTGCTTTCATTGGAATGGAGATACCGATTGTCTTTGGTATGCTGCAGAGAGTAGTCAATTAATGTTAACAACAGATGTACAATACACCAAATGAGCATTGGATCAATTAATGTGTCGCAAATAAGATATAGTGGAGTATCCTGCTATGATATAATGATATGATGCTATTGAATATATCCAATGCAAACTGTTACTCGTAACTTATAGATgattacaaaagtaaaactagATTTTCCCAACTCTTAAATCTACAATAGAgtgggaaaacaaaaaaaatataaaatggcAACTTATAATTGTTTAATCATCATTGTAAAACGTCTAGCACGTGTGAAAAGGACATACTCATTTGCTGACTGGTGCATGAAATTATCTAGTTGCTGAAATGCTGTTCCAGTGATTATGCTCCCAAGaaatacattaataaattggaaaatataatatctaGTAGCAGATCTCCTCCCTAAAGCTGCTCGGCTAATAAATCCTTCAGACTTCGACATTAGCATCAATATATCAGGTAGAAAGATTAGAAAAATCTTCAATGCGATTCCCGGAAGGAAACCTTGAATGAATGACTTTATGACCTTCCTGCATGAAAAATGTGataatttatgtttagaaAACTCAAGCCAGGACTGAGCAGAAAAATCACATTATCCTTTTTTAGttattctcttcaatttattttcagtaaaacttaaaatttacttCAATAAAACTTCTAGCAAATCAAAAagtgataaatttaaaaaattcttaaaatatttcaactgAATGAAAGCTTAATTTCAGGAGGTCCTACAATTGGCTGCAGAAACTTTTACGGTACATTGATTGGTTTCCCAAACagatttgtataaatattcctattataaaacaaaactaCTTTGATCTGAAAATAGTGTGAggatatgaaaataatgaattataGGCTtttaagaaagaagaagaaacttaCACTTCAATTATCGGTTTAAGGAAGGGTAAGGCTTTCTCAATGCCCTCAATATTTGCAAGGGATTGCACAATTGCAATGGGAATCATGAAAAAGAAGGTCAGGAAGAAATATgcgacaaaaataataagtctCCTAATTGTGAGTGAGACAAATGGAATTGCCAGGTTATCCCAATATACATCACGGGGCTCCGGAGCCCAATCAGTCAGCCATAGAGTCGGATTTCTGGTTTGTTGAGTTTGCGCACAAACAGCAGCTCCCCATCGAGTTTTGAAGGAAACAAATGCTGCTGGAATGACAGATTTGCTGCTTCACATTACCTTATCTCTCTCCAAGCTTATCTGAAAAGAATTCATATAAGACCATGTGATTAAGCACACAAGtaacatttaaaattgacCATCATATGCTAGATTCAAATCTACGAAACATCAATCACAAAAATGGGGCCGAAGAAAGTTGTTCAGCTTACACACATATGGATTGTATTGCTTCAGCTTCAAATGGAGATCTTTGACAAATAAGGACTAAAGTGGAATTCTCAGTGATTAGTAAATTAAGAAAGGCTTCAAGATTCCATTTCtagaagttgaagaagaaaaaagcttTGGACATATAATGACAATAAATGTTTGTATACAAATAGGCCATCAGCTTGGACCAGTATGGGTAATCTAGGAGGCTTTAGAAACAAGGGAAGAATAATGCattaaaacaacaaattgAAACAACAAAGTCAAAGAAGATTAAGAAAACCTACTTGCCTCTTTTTTAAGCGTCTCAATCTTGGAAGtataaaaatcaattggaTCCACTGTTTCTCCCCAGAGGCCAAGAAAACCAGTCTGCTTAATGAGAAAGATATCCTCAAAAAATTTAGTAATCTTGCTCAAAACTACTAATTCCAAGCGATATAaccccaagaaaaaaaaaaaaagaaagaaaaaaggaaagacCAATAGTTCATCAATTGCTGTGCGGTACCTTCATAGAGGGTTTTTGGGATGGATTTCTTGAATATTTAAGCTCATAGAAGTCCAGCCAATTctgcattttcttcttcttattaacTAATTCAGAGGGCTTGTTAGCATTAGAAACAACCTGGCCACATATTCCaacatgtaaaataaaaattaaagaagaaacatCGGCAAACTATTGAAGTTCTGTATAGAGAACACAAATCCACATACCACCTTCATATCCCAACGAaaccaagaaaataaaatatatttaatttatcaatgtAAGAACTTAAGGCCATGTTTGGTTGGAAGAAATGAAACCAGAGAAGAGGAATTGAAAGGAAAGGGAAGAGGAGGAGAGAAAATGAGggaaaaagattattttttttgtttggtttgacatGAACTTCTTCTTTCCTCCCCTCAtttctttcccctcctttCCTCTCTACTCCTTCCATTTCTTCGAACCAAACATACCATAAGGGGTATGGTCATCAAGAATTCCGCAAAATTATGAATTGGCTTTACATGAATGGCCTGTCTGGTTCAGGAAATGTCAGCTGATACTGTTTAACAAGACATGGTTAATCTGCAGTTGTTCATTCGTAGCCTTATTCTTAGAGCCAAATCTATACTAGCTACTCACAAGAATCATTTACCATGCGTGATGCACATCTAATATTTGAAGGATCAGCATAACATAGATTATAGTGTAGTCTAGTATAAGCTTATTAgtttcaattaaattgaaataatctAATAACCaatcttataaaaatttctCTCTTTCCCTTATCCGTCTGTGTGCGTGGACGCGCATAGGGCTTAAGCATCCAGAGATAGTAATAAGAATAAGATATTTTTGTGTAGGCAGCTAAGGCAAGAATATTTGcataatgataatataacaAACCTGATGAGTGAGATAATGATCTGGATGATTGACGAGAAAAAAATGTTCCACAAGCTGGGTAACTGATTCATCAGGATCTGGTGGGACATTTCTCATCAGCACCTATAACAAAATATGCAAGTTCCAGAAATCATGATTGAAAAGAAAGGAACAGCTCCCCGATTGGTCAAAGAAGTCAACTTGAAAGTATTTGAAATACTATTAATAACTTATTAGTATTCCTAAACCTCACAATATGCTGCAAAAAagctaaaagaaaatgaacagACCTCTGTGGTTGTATATTCTAAAAAGAACCCAAAATTGTGAATTACGCATGCAAAAGAGTGCATATACAAACAGCGTCTCTTGCTAGTGCATTTGTGAGAAACAAGAAACACCAATGCCCACAGTGGCTCTGCATCTTAACCGAATACAAAACAGGGCCAACTAGTTATACCAATTTTGATATCCCTCAACATTTTAACTTACTGTGAATTGATCTGGCTGCCTGTGTTCTGATGCAAGAAAATGCAACCTCATTGCTGCCACAATCTCATACTCCCTCTTCAGCACATAGCATGTCCAGAAGGTAAACGCATAAGCCATTCCCAGATGGATCCAAAATCTACGACCAAAGTATGCACAAGGtaagaataaatttactttgccaacatttaaatattatattgatgGAAATATTTGCACTGGAGAATAATGATTCTGAAAACAGAAATTCCAAAATACGACTCACCACAACTATCTTCAAAGTGCTATACATATGATCccatatgaaaataataaaatcattaaggCTAAGCCTctataattgaattataaaatgaaatcccCCAACGGTCATACATCTGACCATTCAGCGCCTGTAGTGCCTTTGCCTTTACACTAAGTTTGTAATGCCTATAAAACATAATGCAGATATACTGAAATATACATAAAACCAAAAGATGTAAAAGCCCTAcctctgaaaaaaaaaaaatcttaaaaaggCCCAGGAGCCAAGATTGCTACAAAATCTTTGGAATGAAGACATTCTGAAAATGTGTAGCGAAATTTGTCAATCCACAGACAGAATCAACCACATTTTCTAACTGTCACGTTGGCTTGAATAAAACTCTGAAAATATCTACTTCAAAATGGTTAACTCCGGTGGAagctaaaagaaaatcattcaataGTGGCGACGTCAGCCATATCTTTTTGACTGTCATCTTGATTtgcataaaaatttgaaaacagaACCTAACTTCATGATTCTTAACTCCAGTGAAAGCTAAAAGAGAACcatttaataataagagaatgaATCTCATGTTTGTAAATAAGCTAGCACTTATGTCAAAAGTTGTAAAAATTTGTTACTCAATGTGTAAACATCAGGAAGAAAAGATAAACACTGATGGTGtgagaaaagataaaaatacaaCAGACCTTAAAATCAGATGCTTCAGCTTACCTATTTGATCCAAGTGGAACATTTGATATAGAGAGCAAGTCTATATTgctgtattttaatttagaatgcTCTAAGGTCTTATTGGTCCAATTAACTGGTACTATGACAGCAAAAGCAAGGCAGGCAAtcagaatgaaaattttgagcctgcactaaaacaagaaaacaaaaaaaagtacaGTGAGTCCAGTAAGATAAATCAAGCAAATTCAGGCAAAAGGGAGACATTCAAAATACTATATCATTCCGATTCCAAATAGTACTTCGGGTAGAAAAACTAATTCCTAAACAGGGAATGACATAGGACAACATATAAGcaattttccattaatttttcaaattgcgacaagtacttttatatttattaaaacaacTCTCCTCTTGACATAAATCAGAAAAGATCGTGCATTTCAAATAGCCAATTTCACGAGCTAAAAAGAAACGATGCAGTAGAGCATACCCTATCAAGTAAATCCTCAAGTAAACAGCAGAATCCAATCCCCCATGTTCAATTAACTCTGGCTCTGGCATTTGCAGGGCCGCTGGCATCCAACTCAGAAACCTCAGATAGGACTGAAAGTCGAAATTGACAAATTTGCTTACAAATGCACCGGTGTGCAAAGATCTGCTTCTTAAACCCTTCAGATACCATTTGGGAAAGTAGACTCTATCATTTATAGGTTGAATCCGAAGGATGGCAAATGCCGAAAGGAAAGCAAATGCACTGAGGATATTAATAGTCGCAGCAACTCCTATATCACCAAGTGTAGCCATATGTCCgttttcaaagataaaaattgattcctgtgaaaaaaaaaatcactgagttttgcaaaaagaaaaaagaaaattttttggaagaacagggaaaaaaaaaaagactgtCTTTTATTCATCAAGAACAGAACAAGAAACACGAAACGACAAAAGAAACAAGTGTATGataatttactaatattttCCCACAATTTTCCATCAtccaaacaaagaaacaaaaagcaaaaaactTCAAAGACCCGTTCACATACCTTCTTTAAACTGAATCTTCTAACCGCACTTAATCTTCACAATCCAAAGTCCAAACCCCACAAAAATGCCACCAATGAGAAGCAAAATGCCGCAGCGTGTGGACCCACAGAGGAGTCGAGGCCTTTTGCAGTTGTAACTGTCTAGAAGCGTGACAGATCAGACACAAACACAATGAGTCAAAGCCCCATTAAAAAAGGCTGCACTCTtcataatagattttattattattcttggctctttataaaagaaagaaaaaaaaaaatggaaaaagattgGGAAAGCAAAGTAAAGTGGAACTGTTAATATTACCAACATGGAAACATGATTTGCTTTGGCTggtacattaaaattatttcggttttcattattttactaGCAAAGGTTTGTGCATGCCCGGGATCTCTAGCGGctactatttatttatgaatgtGTAAAGTCTTCTCATCAATCACaaatttattatgagtttTTATCATAGAGATCCCTCattgttttgtatttaatattaataagcataatatatatatatatataccaaaTAGGCCCACAACTCTATTAAGATGACTCCGAgtatacttttttatttg contains:
- the LOC102623796 gene encoding uncharacterized protein LOC102623796 isoform X3, with the translated sequence MLRYKEKRWDSKKMLDSGGMPSSHSATVSALAVAIGLQEGSGSPSFAIAVVLACIVMYDASGVRLHAGRQAELLNQIVCEFPPDHPLSSVRPLRELLGHTPLQVVAGGILGCVVAFLMRNSN
- the LOC102623796 gene encoding uncharacterized protein LOC102623796 isoform X2, whose amino-acid sequence is MDEVITVGDAASFRSGQATSFLDSPPSSSSLFFPNNLPLISAFLAFALAQFLKIFTTWYKEKRWDSKKMLDSGGMPSSHSATVSALAVAIGLQEGSGSPSFAIAVVLACILLNQIVCEFPPDHPLSSVRPLRELLGHTPLQVVAGGILGCVVAFLMRNSN
- the LOC102623796 gene encoding uncharacterized protein LOC102623796 isoform X1, translating into MDEVITVGDAASFRSGQATSFLDSPPSSSSLFFPNNLPLISAFLAFALAQFLKIFTTWYKEKRWDSKKMLDSGGMPSSHSATVSALAVAIGLQEGSGSPSFAIAVVLACIVMYDASGVRLHAGRQAELLNQIVCEFPPDHPLSSVRPLRELLGHTPLQVVAGGILGCVVAFLMRNSN